In the genome of Thermococcus sp. 21S7, the window TGGTGTGTCGGTTCCGGATGAGCTGCTCGAAAGGTTCGACCGTATAATCGAGGAGAAGGGCTACGTCAACAGAAGCGAGGCAATAAGGGACATGATGAGGGACTTCATAGTCCGGCACGAGTGGGAGCAGGGCGAGGGTGAGGTCGCCGGCACGATAACCATGCTCTACAACCACGATGAGGCGGAGGTGGTCAAGGAACTCCTCGACCTCCAGCACGACTATCTGAGCGAGATAATCTCCAGCATTCACGTCCACATGGACGAGCACAACTGCCTGGAGGTTGTCATAGTTAAGGGCAAAGCGAACAGGATAAAGGAGATAGCGGACAGGCTGCTGAGCCTCAAGGGTGTAAAGCACGGCAAGCTGGTGATGACGGGAACGGGAAAGGAGCTGGTCTAGCCAACGACATCAGCTATCTCGCCGTTCCCCGGCGGCAGGGCGGAGGTGATGTCCTCTTCCCTTACCTTGTATCCCCACTTTTCGAGGATGCCCTTTATCTTCTTCACCAGCTCGCTCTTCTTGAGT includes:
- the nikR gene encoding nickel-responsive transcriptional regulator NikR, with the translated sequence MKIIRFGVSVPDELLERFDRIIEEKGYVNRSEAIRDMMRDFIVRHEWEQGEGEVAGTITMLYNHDEAEVVKELLDLQHDYLSEIISSIHVHMDEHNCLEVVIVKGKANRIKEIADRLLSLKGVKHGKLVMTGTGKELV